A region from the Arthrobacter gengyunqii genome encodes:
- a CDS encoding HelD family protein, whose protein sequence is MPETSSAHHELEHERHYVAGLYQRLDELREEKREQLAQVRRSTSAGSHQNRSERDAFATMYEDRLAQLNAVDDRLVFGRLDLDDGEERYIGRIGLSTADLQRLMVDWRAPEAGTFYQATAFERQGVRRRRHLILKGRNVQAIEDDVLDYSLLEEEEALQGEGALLAALNSKRTGQMSDIVGTIQAEQDRIIRAPLAGTLVVQGGPGTGKTAVALHRAAYLLYTHRERLKSAGVLLVGPSNAFIRYIERVLPSLGETGVVMSSLGQLMPGIAAVPEEDAQVAEIKGRISMADVVARAVANRQRMPLEPRKLNVEGTILLLTPKMVQRARDRARATGKPHNEARVTFVKILLRELTEQLTEQLEESSGAGNSTDRAYLAEDVRSSRDVRVALNLCWMPLTPEKLLSELFSKPGHLEGAAPDLSAEEIALLRRSPDAPWTEADVPLLDEAAELLGELDASAGRDHALREEQRKRDLANAERAIENTEGFLEDSGAHGILSAEDLADHNTVGEARLTAADRAAVDRTWAFGHIVVDEAQELSAMQWRLLMRRCPLKSFTVVGDIAQTSSAAGATSWQQALTPFVGDRWTLEELTVNYRTPAQIAEAAVRMANAAGLVVSAPKAVREGRWAPFIDSVPDGGLVGRLMETLPEDLEALEGGLLAIIAEEHHLEAVRREVGAVYGKRLGTGAGGLEQDIVVTSPREAKGLEFDGVVILEPEELLTAAAGKVGDLYVAMTRPTQRLRLIAARPVPAGIIDEED, encoded by the coding sequence ATGCCTGAAACGTCTTCTGCCCACCACGAGCTGGAACACGAGCGACACTACGTCGCCGGTTTGTACCAGCGACTCGACGAACTGCGTGAAGAAAAGCGCGAGCAGCTGGCACAGGTGCGACGCAGCACCTCGGCCGGTTCACACCAAAACCGCTCCGAGCGTGATGCCTTCGCGACCATGTATGAGGACCGCCTGGCGCAGCTTAACGCCGTAGACGACCGGCTGGTTTTCGGCCGCCTGGACCTCGACGACGGCGAGGAACGGTACATCGGCCGGATCGGCCTGTCCACTGCTGATCTGCAGCGCCTGATGGTGGACTGGCGTGCCCCTGAGGCCGGAACCTTTTACCAGGCGACGGCTTTTGAGCGTCAGGGCGTCCGGCGTCGGCGTCACCTGATCCTTAAAGGCAGGAACGTCCAGGCCATCGAAGACGACGTGCTGGACTACAGCCTGCTCGAGGAGGAAGAAGCGCTCCAGGGTGAAGGTGCCCTGCTGGCCGCACTGAACTCCAAGCGCACCGGGCAGATGTCGGACATTGTCGGCACCATCCAGGCCGAGCAGGACCGCATTATCCGGGCACCCCTCGCCGGCACCCTCGTAGTGCAGGGCGGGCCGGGAACGGGAAAGACCGCCGTCGCGCTCCACCGTGCTGCGTACCTGCTGTACACGCACCGTGAACGGCTCAAGTCCGCCGGCGTGCTGCTGGTCGGCCCTTCCAACGCCTTCATCCGGTACATCGAACGCGTCCTCCCGTCGCTGGGTGAGACCGGCGTCGTCATGTCCAGCCTTGGACAGCTGATGCCCGGCATCGCCGCTGTCCCGGAAGAGGACGCGCAGGTCGCCGAGATCAAGGGCCGCATTTCGATGGCCGACGTGGTGGCCCGCGCCGTCGCGAACCGTCAGCGCATGCCGCTGGAACCGCGGAAACTGAACGTGGAGGGAACCATCCTCCTGCTGACGCCGAAGATGGTCCAGCGCGCCCGCGACCGGGCACGCGCGACCGGCAAGCCGCACAACGAGGCCCGCGTGACCTTCGTGAAGATCCTCCTGCGCGAACTCACCGAGCAGTTGACCGAACAGCTGGAAGAGTCCTCCGGTGCTGGCAACAGCACCGACCGGGCCTATCTGGCCGAGGATGTCCGCAGCTCCCGTGACGTGCGCGTGGCGCTGAACCTGTGCTGGATGCCGCTGACGCCGGAGAAGCTGCTGTCTGAACTCTTCAGCAAGCCCGGTCACCTTGAAGGTGCGGCCCCCGATCTGAGTGCCGAAGAAATCGCACTGCTGCGCCGCAGCCCTGACGCGCCTTGGACGGAAGCGGATGTTCCGCTGCTGGACGAGGCCGCCGAACTGCTGGGGGAGCTGGATGCTTCTGCAGGACGCGACCACGCCCTGCGGGAAGAGCAGCGGAAGCGGGACCTGGCCAACGCCGAGCGCGCCATCGAGAACACCGAAGGGTTCCTGGAGGACTCCGGTGCCCACGGCATCCTGTCCGCCGAGGACCTTGCCGACCACAACACCGTGGGGGAAGCCCGCTTGACCGCGGCCGACCGCGCCGCCGTCGACCGCACCTGGGCCTTTGGGCACATCGTGGTGGACGAGGCGCAGGAGCTTTCCGCCATGCAGTGGCGTCTGCTGATGCGCCGGTGCCCGCTGAAGTCCTTCACCGTTGTGGGTGACATTGCCCAGACCAGCTCCGCCGCCGGGGCCACTTCCTGGCAGCAGGCGCTGACGCCGTTCGTGGGGGATCGCTGGACCCTCGAAGAGCTCACGGTGAACTACCGCACGCCCGCGCAGATTGCCGAAGCCGCCGTGCGCATGGCCAATGCCGCGGGCCTTGTGGTGTCCGCCCCCAAGGCGGTGCGCGAGGGACGCTGGGCGCCCTTCATTGACTCGGTTCCCGATGGCGGGCTGGTTGGCCGCCTGATGGAGACTCTGCCGGAGGACCTGGAAGCGCTCGAGGGCGGACTCCTTGCGATTATCGCCGAGGAGCACCACCTCGAGGCCGTCCGCCGCGAAGTCGGAGCAGTTTACGGAAAGCGGCTGGGCACAGGTGCCGGCGGTTTGGAGCAGGACATCGTGGTCACCTCGCCACGGGAGGCGAAGGGACTGGAGTTCGACGGCGTCGTCATCCTGGAGCCCGAAGAGCTGCTGACCGCTGCGGCCGGGAAAGTCGGAGATCTGTATGTGGCGATGACCCGCCCCACGCAGCGCCTGCGTCTTATTGCGGCCCGTCCGGTTCCCGCTGGAATTATCGACGAAGAAGACTGA
- the tyrS gene encoding tyrosine--tRNA ligase, with the protein MTTETPAGLSAQKNDPTFENVWQELKWRGLVHVSTDEAELEKLLAGESITYYCGFDPTAPSLHLGNLVQLLTMRRLQLAGHRPLALVGGSTGLVGDPRPTAERTMNTKETVSEWVGYLQGQVQRFLSFEGDNAAQMVNNLDWTAPMSAIDFLRDIGKHFRVGTMIKKEIVSSRLNSDEGISYAEFSYQVLQGMDYLQLFRDYNCVLETGGSDQWGNLTSGTELVRKVEGKSVHALGTPLITNSDGTKFGKSEGNAIWLDGTMTSPYAMYQFWLNTSDADVVDRLKVFTFLSKAEIEELARAVAEEPHKRAAQRRLAYDVTSLIHGVDATEKVIAASAALFGQGEISELDEATLTAATAELPRVVVDRSGLGIIDLMVASGLSGTNSAARRTIAEGGAYVNNRKVTDAETVIPAAELLHGKYLLLRRGKRTLATVEVSEA; encoded by the coding sequence GTGACTACCGAAACCCCAGCGGGCCTGAGCGCCCAAAAGAATGATCCGACTTTCGAGAATGTTTGGCAGGAACTGAAGTGGCGTGGACTGGTCCATGTCTCCACGGATGAGGCCGAACTTGAGAAACTGCTCGCCGGGGAATCGATCACCTATTATTGCGGCTTCGATCCGACGGCGCCGAGCCTGCACCTGGGAAACCTGGTGCAGCTGCTGACCATGCGCCGCCTGCAGCTGGCCGGTCACCGGCCGCTCGCCCTCGTGGGCGGATCCACCGGACTGGTGGGGGATCCGCGCCCGACGGCGGAACGCACCATGAACACCAAGGAAACCGTCTCGGAATGGGTCGGCTACCTGCAGGGACAGGTGCAGCGCTTCCTCAGCTTTGAGGGGGACAACGCCGCGCAGATGGTCAATAACCTTGACTGGACCGCGCCCATGAGTGCCATCGACTTCCTGCGGGACATCGGCAAGCACTTCCGGGTGGGCACCATGATCAAGAAGGAGATCGTGTCCTCGCGCCTGAACTCTGACGAGGGCATCTCCTACGCGGAGTTCAGCTACCAGGTGCTGCAGGGCATGGACTACCTCCAGCTCTTCCGCGACTACAACTGCGTGCTGGAAACCGGCGGATCGGACCAGTGGGGCAACCTCACCTCCGGCACCGAACTGGTGCGCAAGGTGGAAGGCAAGAGCGTCCACGCCCTGGGCACCCCGCTGATCACCAACTCGGACGGCACCAAGTTCGGCAAGAGCGAGGGCAACGCCATCTGGCTGGACGGCACCATGACCAGCCCGTACGCGATGTACCAGTTCTGGCTCAACACCTCGGACGCCGACGTCGTTGACCGGCTTAAGGTCTTCACCTTCCTCTCGAAGGCGGAGATCGAAGAACTGGCCCGTGCAGTGGCAGAAGAGCCGCACAAGCGTGCGGCCCAGCGCCGGCTCGCGTATGACGTGACCTCCCTGATTCACGGGGTGGACGCAACGGAGAAGGTTATTGCCGCGTCCGCCGCATTGTTCGGGCAGGGCGAGATCAGCGAACTGGATGAAGCTACGCTGACCGCCGCCACGGCGGAGCTCCCGCGGGTAGTAGTGGACCGCAGCGGCCTGGGCATCATCGACCTGATGGTCGCCTCGGGGTTGTCGGGCACCAATTCTGCCGCTCGCCGGACCATCGCCGAAGGCGGCGCGTATGTGAATAACCGCAAGGTCACGGACGCCGAGACAGTGATCCCTGCCGCCGAGCTGCTGCACGGAAAGTACTTGCTGCTGCGCCGCGGCAAGCGCACGTTGGCAACGGTCGAGGTTAGCGAAGCGTAG